One Megalopta genalis isolate 19385.01 chromosome 5, iyMegGena1_principal, whole genome shotgun sequence DNA window includes the following coding sequences:
- the Phf5a gene encoding PHD finger protein 5a: MAKHHPDLIFCRKQPGVAIGRLCEKCDGKCVICDSYVRPCTLVRICDECNYGSYQGRCVICGGPGVSDAYYCKECTIQEKDRDGCPKIVNLGSSKTDLFYERKKYGFKRR; encoded by the exons ATGGCTAAGCATCATCCTGATTTGATCTTCTGCAGAAAACAACCAGGTGTCG CTATTGGAAGATTGTGCGAGAAATGTGACGGTAAATGTGTGATATGCGATTCGTACGTGCGACCGTGCACTCTTGTCAGAATTTGCGACGAATGCAATTACGGGTCCTATCAGGGTCGATGCGTTATCTGCGGTGGACCCGGCGTCTCGGACGCATATTATTGCAAGGAATGCACGATCCAAGAAAAAGAT AGGGACGGTTGTCCGAAAATCGTGAATCTCGGAAGTTCGAAGACGGATCTATTCTACGAGAGAAAGAAATACGGATTCAAAAGAAGATAA
- the LOC117227005 gene encoding uncharacterized protein LOC117227005, which produces MITALPVPSVKVFHKTYYQEKGSRVTSSQPGSPLTESEAVLALLDKEPPEYYFCGKVNALHVVVGSLLLGAVVLVVGLVQLAPGAEAAQNSTSLIVAGCVLLSVGVFLATVRALCIKRQKSGHKDETHQRSVTSIDMLLAQHRDFTVLTPDELEDLVGRSTSALESKIRKQGHNT; this is translated from the exons ATGATCACGGCGTTGCCAGTGCCCTCGGTGAAAGTCTTCCACAAAACTTACTACCAAGAAAAAGGGTCCAGAGTGACGAGCAGTCAACCTGGCAGTCCGCTGACGGAGAGCGAGGCGGTGCTAGCGTTGCTGGACAAAGAACCGCCGGAATACTACTTCTGTGGCAAG GTAAACGCGTTGCACGTGGTGGTCGGCTCCCTCCTCCTAGGCGCCGTGGTCCTAGTAGTGGGCCTGGTGCAGCTGGCGCCAGGCGCGGAAGCGGCGCAGAACTCCACGTCCCTAATCGTTGCAGGTTGCGTTCTATTGTCGGTAGGCGTGTTCCTAGCGACAGTTAGAGCCTTATGCATCAAGAGGCAGAAATCCGGTCACAAGGACGAGACCCACCAGCGAAGCGTCACCAGTATAGACATGCTGTTGGCGCAGCACAG AGACTTCACCGTGTTGACGCCGGACGAGTTGGAGGACCTGGTCGGCCGGTCGACCTCCGCTCTGGAGAGCAAGATCCGCAAGCAGGGCCACAACACCTAG
- the LOC117226760 gene encoding uncharacterized protein LOC117226760, with the protein MSSMSKSKGCLFLASSLCDGVEDNNIMQVTTLLLNTDANPNTLIPSYGVTPFHLVIGNDSEAFAEEVTKLFLRHGGNPNVKSMDGLTPVHVAAAWGRVTVLEMLLANGGDALCLDFEGRSPFHYAFDGKYYEAITVLGKYCEKITKEFKPTKHKITFNKLLVNNGDVVAEYTALVNADMLEEFQTNEKDRFSDVKNKYFYFNDNQSDIKDAEHRLREEMVKEKCLLNQIINQLSSSLNSNSKEVEVNNEHKHDKDNQCDTSPLSTLNVDKLRKTRTKKRCVTPRYKRRIFAQNNSNNKTPLTPLQDPSDSIISKSPNFVIGNTIESEQRFLTPKLLNRESKFRTYTPCVTRTGLVRSDEFNFGKEMARSTPRRKRFYRQYSSNRKFRKNDVLNSSGSTSPDSSTNSLSPVENRHPRLPYKLTKNISKNLAVRLYDDDVPKSPNFNEKYKLRGLASELSDLENLHIEEEADCIGRKTDSMNVNESFRGKYLKEMKNNDTLNSYRENYNVFSSSFKTESFISVQEEYKYEDPDEGIAFLERRIYTIPPCKPRENFTTSNTWPESLNLSTDVFISSEELRKKLVNLGDNPGPITSTTKQLYLKRLINLEKKIELESLCYNTVPLKICSNIDDCIFEIKSSLTYGDWINNLGRYKIIEKTIFKEFCYVDPSRKWREGINKTCFNYLLLDPRITKDLPCRVETMTKSAIWTTFLSAVFYVGKGTRNRPYSHLKDAFEAWVSTENTENAKIQQILNIWNDGYGVVCLHVFQNVIPVEAYTREAAMIDALGIKKLRNCKNGDYYGIAATWNIKEKCNFGRYLLHQAMQIFLYEGERQILPHNL; encoded by the exons atgtcaTCGATGTCGAAATCAAAAGGCTGCCTGTTTTTGGCTTCGTCGCTCTGCGATGGTGTGGAAgacaataatataat GCAAGTAACAACTTTACTCCTAAATACAGATGCAAACCCTAATACATTAATTCCTTCGTATGGTGTAACACCATTTCACTTGGTAATAGGTAATGATTCCGAAGCCTTTGCAGAGGAGGTAACAAAATTGTTCTTACGTCATGGAGGAAACCCAAATGTTAA ATCCATGGATGGACTGACTCCAGTTCATGTGGCAGCAGCATGGGGCAGAGTCACGGTACTAGAAATGCTTCTGGCAAATGGTGGCGATGCTCTTTGTCTGGACTTTGAAGGACGCAGTCCATTTCATTACGCATTCGATGGGAAATATTATGAAGCCATTACAGTGCTTGGAAAATATTGCGAAAAAATTACTAAAGAATTTAAGCCAACAAAACATAAAATAACATTTA ATAAACTTCTTGTTAACAATGGGGATGTGGTAGCAGAGTATACTGCACTGGTAAACGCTGACATGTTGGaagaatttcaaacaaatgaaaaagacAGATTCTCCGACGTCAAGAATAAATACTTTTACTTCAATGATAACCAGTCAGACATCAAAGACGCAGAACATAGACTTCGCGAGGAAATGGTCAAAGAGAAATGCTTACTTAATCaaataattaatcaattatcGAGTTCGCTAAATTCAAACTCTAAAGAAGTAGAGGTCAATAATGAGCACAAACATGATAAGGACAATCAGTGCGATACAAGTCCATTGTCCACACTGAATGTAGACAAGCTAAGAAAAACTAGGACAAAAAAACGATGTGTTACTCCACGATATAAGCGTAGAATTTTTGcacaaaataatagtaataataaaacccCATTGACTCCTCTGCAGGATCCAAGCGATTCCATCATAAGCAAATCGCCTAATTTTGTAATAGGAAACACGATTGAAAGCGAACAAAGATTCTTAACGCCTAAATTACTGAATAGAGAATCGAAATTTAGAACGTATACACCTTGCGTGACGAGAACTGGATTGGTTAGATCAGACGAGTTTAATTTTGGAAAAGAAATGGCGAGATCTACTCCAAGAAGAAAACGATTTTATAGGCAATATTCATCAAACAGGAAATTTAGGAAAAATGATGTACTGAATTCGTCAGGGAGTACGAGTCCCGACTCCTCAACGAATTCCTTGTCGCCGGTTGAAAATCGTCATCCCAGATTACCTTATAAGTTGACTAAAAACATTAGCAAAAATCTAGCAGTAAGATTATATGACGATGATGTGCCAAAAAGTCCAAATTTTAATGAGAAATATAAACTGAGAGGTTTAGCCAGCGAATTAAGTGATTTAGAAAATTTACATATTGAAGAAGAAGCAGATTGTATTGGGAGGAAAACAGATAGTATGAATGTAAACGAAAGCTTCCGTGGAAAATATTTAaaggaaatgaaaaataatgacACTTTAAACAGCTATAGGGAAAATTATAATGTATTTTCATCTAG ttTCAAGACAGAGTCGTTTATCAGTGTGCAAGAAGAATATAAATATGAAGATCCGGATGAAGGTATAGCTTTTCTGGAACGCAGAATTTACACGATACCGCCATG TAAACCTAGAGAAAATTTCACTACATCTAACACAT GGCCTGAATCATTAAACTTATCAACAGATGTATTCATATCGAGCGAGGAGCTACGAAAAAAGTTAGTTAATCTAGGTGATAATCCAGGACCAATAACTAGCACAACAAAACAATTATACTTAAAAAGACTGATTAATTTAGAAAAGAAAATAGAACTGGAATCATTATGCTATAACACTGTTCCTCTCAAGATCTGTTCCAACATAGATGACTGTATTTTTGAAATCAAATCTTCTTTGACATATGGAGACTGGATTAATAATCTGGGACGGTATAAGATTATCGAGAAGACTATTTTTAAAGAGTTTTGTTACGTGGATCCTTCTAGGAAGTGGAGGGAAGGAATAAACAAGACTTGCTTCAATTATTTGCTTTTGGATCCGCGAATAACAAAGGATTTGCCTTGTCGTGTAGAAACTATGACAAAGTCTGCAATTTGGACCACATTTCTGTCTGCCGTATTCTATGTAGGTAAAGGTACACGTAACAGACCATATTCTCATCTTAAGGACGCTTTTGAAGCATGGGTATCAACAGAGAACACTGAGAATGCAAAGATCCAGCAAATCTTAAACATTTGGAATGATGGTTATGGAGTTGTTTGTCTCCACGTATTTCAAAATGTTATTCCTGTGGAAGCTTACACTCGTGAAGCTGCTATGATCGATGCTTTGGGAATAAAGAAATTGAGGAACTGTAAAAACGGAGACTATTATGGAATAGCAGCGACTTGGAACATAAAAGAAAAATGTAACTTTGGAAGATATTTACTCCATCAAGCAATGCAGATATTTTTATATGAAGGAGAGAGACAAATACTTCCTCATAATTTGTGA
- the mRpL42 gene encoding mitochondrial ribosomal protein L42 translates to MNRALCFARTLNFTCKRYSSFKKLPAELIVPLNKEMIVCWHPEQEFPYECSLPLPEEKQPVSDSVLCIGGKEIAEVFYNKRREEVIQELAKISYTTKHRWYPKGKKAKRARKTEPERTYL, encoded by the coding sequence ATGAATAGAGCACTTTGTTTTGCACGCACCCTAAACTTCACCTGTAAGCGATATTCAAGTTTTAAAAAATTGCCTGCTGAACTGATTGTGCCactaaataaagaaatgattgTCTGTTGGCATCCGGAACAAGAATTCCCATATGAATGTTCGTTGCCTCTACCAGAAGAGAAACAACCTGTATCAGATTCTGTATTATGTATTGGAGGAAAGGAAATAGCAGAGGTATTCTATAATAAACGAAGAGAAGAAGTTATCCAAGAGcttgcaaaaatatcgtatacGACAAAACACAGGTGGTATCCAAAAGGCAAAAAGGCCAAGAGAGCGAGAAAAACAGAGCCAGAGAGGACATACTTATGA
- the LOC117226761 gene encoding uncharacterized protein LOC117226761 → MAQVQRMLHPWNLLLLILIQFLIQFFTSIYLYTYVARVETDVNNIRTQEILEPQKLMRRKRNSALPVTEDNKVSDTSRDMLKESKKVTSPPMAVSGLASSPITPMGHDWVWLNADTRVQVDAIENFCRASMKYCPPGLPGAPGSPGAPGVPGLPGMQGMTGPKGPPGLTGPPGPRGMKGDVGPPGFDGRDGVPGEPGLDGIPGRSGLDGIPGINGKPGLNGSPGRPGRNGTDGRPGQIGPQGPPGQRGDMGPPGRSGLPGQDGKPGITAWKVNMNDYNLNDLLIPPSILDDRMLPANMNSTRLISVNEGTNTRLKCAASGKPEPVIQWFRTDGSVIPVGYWHVPSIIGHTFNISVVNREHMGEYTCVADNGIPPRAVKRFKLEVKFPPFIRIRNQIIHVRSQSTATLECEVEAYPEPSFYWERDDGRRLRMSDKYKIEVYDKKDIYKHKMRLKITKITLADHGTYHCVAKNDIDTTKGSFIVNDDIKNIDKLKTGKHVIYGDPAPRHVDLEELCTPRETCAACPVLRCTFTDVAEYLNVQPLRSVNFTGLPPRLADGVIEALGKPVLKGTMDDHYGSWMHDASSRLDGFSDKLWVTRKNDTAFIFEYKSKDHFKNGSSYPIPLPYPFQGNGHIVYNRSFFYNPINRSSIFRYKLHSISDHICDKEFPRCELHLPGLLVNTRNYLYTPNHNFNYVDFNVDENGLWIIYGLPSNNTVVVKMDANTMNIQYAWNISIDHHKFGEMFIAGGVLYAVHSVTEETMKIRLAFDLYKNITMPVHLSFTNPYHKTTAVSYNHKTKELYTWNKGNQLAYPIKYQGFANVTAKEELRNIETGI, encoded by the exons ATGGCACAAGTGCAGAGGATGTTGCATCCATGGAACCTTTTACTTCTTATTTTAATTCAGTTTTTGATACAATTCTTCACATCTATTTATCTTTATACTTATGTGGCTCGTGTGGAGACTGATGTCAATAATATAAGAACTCAGGAGATTTTAGAACCACAGAAACTGATGCGCCGAAAACGGAATAGTGCATTGCCTGTAACAGAGGATAACAAAGTTTCAGACACATCCaga GACATGTTAAAAGAGTCCAAGAAAGTCACTTCTCCTCCCATGGCAGTGTCTGGCCTAGCATCTTCTCCAATCACTCCCATGGGACACGATTGGGTGTGGCTAAATGCAGACACTCGTGTCCAG GTTGATGCCATTGAGAATTTTTGTCGAGCTTCAATGAAATACTGTCCACCAGGACTACCGGGAGCACCAGGAAGCCCAGGAGCACCTGGTGTGCCAGGTCTTCCAGGAATGCAAGGAATGACTGGTCCAAAGGGACCACCTGGTTTAACTGGTCCTCCAGGTCCTCGTGGAATGAAAGGTGATGTAGGACCACCAGGTTTCGATGGTAGAGATGGAGTTCCAGGTGAACCAGGTCTTGATGGGATTCCTGGACGCAGTGGCTTAGACGGAATTCCAGGGATAAATGGTAAACCAGGGCTGAATGGATCTCCTGGGCGACCTGGTCGAAATGGCACAGATG GAAGGCCAGGTCAAATAGGACCACAGGGACCACCTGGACAGCGTG GCGATATGGGTCCACCTGGTAGATCAGGCTTGCCAGGTCAAGATGGCAAGCCAGGGATAACAGCCTGGAAGGTGAACATGAATGACTATAATCTAAACGATCTGTTAATTCCTCCTTCGATTTTAG ATGATAGAATGTTACCAGCGAACATGAACTCTACAAGACTGATTTCAGTTAATGAAGGGACCAACACACGATTAAAATGCGCAGCTAGCGGAAAGCCCGAGCCTGTTATCCAATGGTTTAGAACCGACGGTAGTGTTATACCCGTAGGATATTGGCATG TGCCTTCCATTATTGGACACACGTTTAACATCAGCGTAGTGAACAGAGAACACATGGGAGAGTACACCTGTGTAGCTGACAATGGAATCCCTCCTCGGGCAGTGAAGAGGTTTAAACTTGAGGTCAAGT tTCCGCCATTCATTCGAATACGAAACCAAATAATCCATGTACGAAGCCAAAGTACAGCGACTCTAGAATGTGAAGTCGAAGCATATCCGGAACCCAGTTTTTATTGGGAACGTGACGATGGTCGTCGCCTAAGAATGTCTGACAAATATAAAATAGAGGTTTACGATAAGAAAGATATTTATAAG CACAAAATGCGATTGAAAATTACTAAAATAACTTTGGCGGACCATGGTACCTACCATTGTGTTGCCAAGAACGATATTGATACTACCAAGGGCTCGTTCATAGTCAATG atgatataaAGAATATAGACAAATTAAAGACTGGGAAACATGTTATCTATGGGGATCCAGCACCACGACACGTTGATTTGGAGGAACTCTGTACACCGCGCGAGACTTGTGCAGCTTGCCCAGTTTTAAGATGCACTTTTACAGATGTTGCAGAATATTTGAATGTTCAGCCACTTAGGAGCGTCAACTTTACAGGACTTCCTCCACGATTGGCAG ATGGGGTAATAGAAGCTTTAGGTAAGCCAGTTCTGAAAGGCACAATGGATGATCATTATGGAAGTTGGATGCATGATGCATCTTCGAGATTGGATGGTTTTTCCGACAAACTTTGGGTTACTAGAAAGAATGATACCGCTTTCATTTTTGAGTACAAATCGAAAGATCATTTTAAAAATGGTAGTTCGTATCCCATTCCATTGCCCTATCCGTTTCAG GGAAATGGGCATATAGTATACAACAGATCATTCTTCTACAATCCCATAAATCGGTCTTCCATTTTTCGCTACAAACTCCATTCGATTTCTGATCATATATGCGACAAAGAGTTCCCACGATGTGAACTTCATCTTCCAGGATTGCTAGTGAACACGAGAAACTATCTCTACACACCTAATCACAATTTTAATTACGTTGACTTTAATGTTGACGAAAATG GCTTATGGATAATATATGGATTACCATCGAATAACACAGTTGTGGTAAAAATGGATGCAAATACTATGAACATTCAATATGCATGGAATATTAGTATCGATCACCATAAATTTGGAGAAATGTTTATTGCTGGTGGAGTACTTTATGCTGTTCATAGTGTCACTGAAGAAACCATGAAAATAAG ATTAGCTTTCGatctttataaaaatattactatGCCCGTTCATTTATCGTTCACGAATCCTTATCATAAAACTACAGCCGTTAGTTACAATCACAAaacgaag GAACTTTACACTTGGAATAAAGGAAATCAACTGGCCTACCC